A region from the Onthophagus taurus isolate NC chromosome 8, IU_Otau_3.0, whole genome shotgun sequence genome encodes:
- the LOC111425322 gene encoding UMP-CMP kinase: protein MITGLRSKLKQFIKMVPKVVFVLGGPGAGKGTQCQNIVRDFGFVHLSAGDLLREERANPNSQYGELIENYIREGKIVPVDITCSLLERAMEESGKERFLIDGFPRNQDNLEGWNRRVASKVQLLMVLFFDCPIEICTERCLNRGAAGSGRSDDNLESLKKRFNTYQVETKPIIDYYQKMNLVRRLDASLSPDEVFNQVKNVLNESNLQ from the exons atgatCACCGGCTTGAGGAGCAAGTTGaaacaatttatcaaaatggTACCAAAGGTTGTATTTGTCCTCGGTGGCCCCGGTGCTGGCAAGGGAACCCAATGCCAAAACATTGTGCGCGATTTTGGCTTTGTACATCTCTCGGCGGGAGATTTACTCCGCGAGGAAAGAGCTAACCCCAATTCGCAATATGGTgaacttattgaaaattatataCGTGAAGGGAAAATTGTTCCCGTTGATATTACTTGCAGTTTGTTGGAACGAGCAATGGAAGAATCTGGGAAAGAACGGTTCTTAATTGATGGCTTTCCTAGAAATCAAGATAATTTAGAGGGGTGGAACAGAAGGGTTGCAAGTAAAGTGCAGTTattaatggttttatttttcgattgcCCAATAGAG atttgtaCGGAAAGGTGCTTAAATAGAGGAGCAGCTGGAAGTGGACGATCGGATGACAACTTAGAAAGtttaaagaaacgatttaacACTTATCAAGTGGAAACTAAACCCATCATAGATTATTACCAAAAAATGAACTTGGTGCGTCGCTTGGATGCCTCTTTATCGCCCGATGAAGTTTTTAATCAAGTCAAAAATGTACTTAACGAATCAAACCTTCAATAA